A single Desulfovibrio piger DNA region contains:
- a CDS encoding UxaA family hydrolase, translated as MNHALVVNSNDNVANALDDIPAGEQFAFSVGTDACTLTAADNVKFGFKVAIRKIRKGEQIIKYGCVIGVASQDIEPGQCVHIHNVEGTRGRGDKKGE; from the coding sequence ATGAACCATGCACTTGTAGTCAACAGCAACGACAATGTTGCCAATGCCCTTGATGACATACCGGCCGGCGAACAGTTCGCTTTTTCGGTAGGGACGGACGCCTGTACCCTCACGGCCGCCGATAACGTGAAGTTCGGCTTCAAGGTCGCCATCAGAAAGATCCGGAAAGGGGAACAGATCATCAAATACGGCTGCGTCATCGGTGTCGCCTCACAGGATATCGAACCGGGACAGTGCGTCCACATCCACAATGTCGAAGGTACCCGCGGCCGCGGCGACAAGAAGGGGGAATAG